The Asticcacaulis sp. EMRT-3 region TGACATGACTCATGAAAAAGCCAAGCCTCATGAAAAAATCAGGGTTCACGAAAACAACCCCCCGAAGAACCTGGCGAGTCCGATATGGTTAAGATCGTTCCATGCCGCGAACAACATTAAGCCTATAACCAGCACAATGGCAATCCGGAAGACCGCGTTTTGAAACCCCGCCGAAACCGTGCGCCGCGTCAGGCCTTGATAGAGATACAGCGCCAGATGGCCGCCATCCAGCGGCGGGATCGGCAAAAGATTGACAAAACCGATGGCTACCGAGATCAGGGCTGTCATCTGGGCGGCCACCAGGGCGCCATTGATCAGCTTGACATATACAGGGGCCTGCGCCTCGGCCAGATCGACCGTAGCGTCACCCGCCACCTTGGTCATGCCGATCAGGCCACCAATCTGGTTGCCGTTTTCCTTACCGGTAAAAATCCGGCTGATATAGGTCAGATTGGTATCAACAATCTCCCAGGTGCGACGCACACCCAGTTCGAAAGCCTTCACGGGCCCAAGGCGTACACTGACCGGCGGCCCGCTCAGTTCGACGCCAAGCTGACCACCCGTCGAGGTGGCGTCGCGCCCTGTGGGGTCGAGCACCACGCGGCGCGGCGTGGCCGTCAGCGTCACGTCCTGATGGTTCCGGTCGATCACGATCTTAACCGGCGTATCGGCGCGCAGCATGATCAGCATCCGCGCGTCTTCATTGTCGTCAACGCCGTGACCATCGATACGCAGGATCGTGTCGCCCACCTGAAACCCGGCGGTGGCCGCCGCACTGCCCGGTTCAATGCGCGTCACCGTGGCGGGCACGCGCGTATCGCCGACCACCAGATTGATCACGGTGAAGATGGCGATGGCCAGCACAAAATTAGCAGCAGGCCCGGCCAGAATGATCAGAAAACGCTGCCACAAGGGCTTGAAATGGAAATAATCGCCGACCGCCGTCGCGCCTTCGCGCGCCGTGATCGCCTCACGCGCCGCGTCCAGGTCTTCGGCGCTGGGGCTCATCGATGTCAGATTATCATCACCGGCGAACTTGACATAGCCGCCCACCGGCAGGGCGCTTAAGCACCATTCCACGCCCGACTTATCCTTGTGGCGCAGCAAAACCTTGCCCATACCGACCGAAAAGCGCTCGATCCGGGTACGAAACAGACGCGCAACCGCAAAATGCCCCCACTCATGGAAGCTCACGATCACCGAAATGATGATCAGAAACGGTATGATGCCTGCGATAAAACCTAACACTTAGGTGAAAAACTCCCCGTTACCTTACGCCCGCCTGCGGCTTTGGGCGAAAAGCCCATGCACCAGCCTGCGCACCTCGCCGTCAATCGCCAGGGCGCGCTCCATAATCGCATCGCTCCTAGCATGATCGGCAGGTTCGGTGGAAGAGATAGATGGCAATTGAGCCCGCATCATGGCAGTTTCCACAAATTCGGCGATCTCGGAAAAGCCGATCTTCCTGTCAAGAAAAGCCTGTACGCACACCTCATTGGCGGCGTTGAAAACGATCGGCATCCCCTCGCCCGCCGCCAGAGCCTGACGCGCCAGCGGCAGCATGGGAAAGGCCTGCGGGTCGGGCGTGGCGAAATCGAGACGGCCGCGCGCCGCCAGATCGAGCTTAGGCGCCTGCCAGTCCAGACGCTCCGGCCAGGCCAGACAATAGGCGATCGGCACGCGCATATCGGGCGCGCCAAGCTGCGCCAGGGTTGAGCCATCCGTATATTCGACCAGGCTGTGAATCACCGATTGCGGATGCACCACCACATCTATTTTTTCCGCTGGTAAATCAAATAAATAGGCCGCTTCGATAAATTCCAGCCCCTTATTGGCCAGGGTGGCCGAATCAATGCTGATCTTCGCGCCCATGCTCCAGTTGGGGTGACGCAGCGCCTGCTCGACCGTCACCGTCAGCATGTCTTCGCGCGTCCGACCGAAAAACGGCCCGCCCGAAGCGGTCAGGATCAGGCGCGCCACGCGGCTTTTCTGTGCCGGATCAAAGACCTGAAAGATGGCATTATGCTCGGAATCGACCGGCAGAACCCGCCCGCCATGCGCCTCAGCGCGCTCGATCAATGCCCGCCCGCAGCCGACCAGACTTTCCTTATTGGCTAGGGCCAGAACCGCGCCCGTGGCCGCCGCCGCCCAGGTGGGGCGCAGGCCCGCCATGCCGACAATGGCCGCCATGATCCAGTCGGCCTTGCGTCCGGCAGCTTCAATCACCGCCGCCTCGCCACAGGCCCACTGCAAGCCGGAGTTGCCGATTCCGTCATGCAGAACATGCGCCTGCGTCTCATCGGCCAGCACCGTGATCGCCGGACGGTATTTCAGCGCCTGCTCCACCAGCAGGGCGGCATTGCGCCCGCCGATCAGAGCCTCGATCTGGTAATCCTCGCCGGGCACGCCCGTTTCGTCGAGCAGACGCAGGGTGGAAACGCCGATAGAGCCGGTCGAACCCAGGATGGAAATACGTCTCGGCAAGCTCATCAGATAACGGTTCCCATAAAAACGAGAAGCCTTATACCCCCTATGGCCACGATGGCAAACATCAGCCCGTCCACGCGGTCCATCAGCCCGCCATGCCCCGGAATGAGGTCACCCGCATCCTTGACGCCAAACCGGCGCTTCAGAGCCGATTCCCACAGATCGCCCGCCATCGTGGCCAGCGCCACCAGCAACCCGACGAACGAGGCCGAGGTGTCGTGATGAAACAGATGGGTCAGATCGGACAAGGTGCCGGCCGTCAACATGCCGGCCATCATACCACCGGCAAAGCCCGACCACGTCTTGTTGGGTGAATAGCGCCGCCACAGCTTGGGCCCGCCCACCGCCTTGCCCACCACATAGGCAGCAATATCTGCGGCCCAGGCGATACCATAGGCGAAGAAAACCCAGTCGCGGCCGTGTTCGGTCTGGCGCAGCCACATCAGGATAATGGCCGGGACCCCGATATACAAAACGCCATAAGCCGCCGCCACCCAGCCCACACCCAGCCGGTAGGCATATAGCCCGGCGCACAGGCTGCCGAAAATCAGCACGATGAACGACAGGGCCGGATGATGCAGATAGCCGGTGAACAGGCCGCACAAGGCCGCCGCCGCCACCGCGCAGGCGATGCGCGCCGAGGCATTGGGTGCCGCCATCAGCCCCCATTCGATGCACAACAGCGCC contains the following coding sequences:
- a CDS encoding RIP metalloprotease, producing the protein MLGFIAGIIPFLIIISVIVSFHEWGHFAVARLFRTRIERFSVGMGKVLLRHKDKSGVEWCLSALPVGGYVKFAGDDNLTSMSPSAEDLDAAREAITAREGATAVGDYFHFKPLWQRFLIILAGPAANFVLAIAIFTVINLVVGDTRVPATVTRIEPGSAAATAGFQVGDTILRIDGHGVDDNEDARMLIMLRADTPVKIVIDRNHQDVTLTATPRRVVLDPTGRDATSTGGQLGVELSGPPVSVRLGPVKAFELGVRRTWEIVDTNLTYISRIFTGKENGNQIGGLIGMTKVAGDATVDLAEAQAPVYVKLINGALVAAQMTALISVAIGFVNLLPIPPLDGGHLALYLYQGLTRRTVSAGFQNAVFRIAIVLVIGLMLFAAWNDLNHIGLARFFGGLFS
- the dxr gene encoding 1-deoxy-D-xylulose-5-phosphate reductoisomerase; protein product: MSLPRRISILGSTGSIGVSTLRLLDETGVPGEDYQIEALIGGRNAALLVEQALKYRPAITVLADETQAHVLHDGIGNSGLQWACGEAAVIEAAGRKADWIMAAIVGMAGLRPTWAAAATGAVLALANKESLVGCGRALIERAEAHGGRVLPVDSEHNAIFQVFDPAQKSRVARLILTASGGPFFGRTREDMLTVTVEQALRHPNWSMGAKISIDSATLANKGLEFIEAAYLFDLPAEKIDVVVHPQSVIHSLVEYTDGSTLAQLGAPDMRVPIAYCLAWPERLDWQAPKLDLAARGRLDFATPDPQAFPMLPLARQALAAGEGMPIVFNAANEVCVQAFLDRKIGFSEIAEFVETAMMRAQLPSISSTEPADHARSDAIMERALAIDGEVRRLVHGLFAQSRRRA
- a CDS encoding phosphatidate cytidylyltransferase; protein product: MDVMPPQTPIPPDAAEDEGGAKPAPPPASKANWRDLTLRIASAMVLIPAVLWIVVVGGWLFLLMISIGVALLCIEWGLMAAPNASARIACAVAAAALCGLFTGYLHHPALSFIVLIFGSLCAGLYAYRLGVGWVAAAYGVLYIGVPAIILMWLRQTEHGRDWVFFAYGIAWAADIAAYVVGKAVGGPKLWRRYSPNKTWSGFAGGMMAGMLTAGTLSDLTHLFHHDTSASFVGLLVALATMAGDLWESALKRRFGVKDAGDLIPGHGGLMDRVDGLMFAIVAIGGIRLLVFMGTVI